CCCCTTCGGACTCACAGTCTGTGCCGGGACGGGACGGGGGGCCTCCGAGGCCCGGCCCGCGGACGAGTCCGCGGAGCCCCAGGAGCAGGACACCGCGCTCCTGTTGACGCTCCCTCAGGGGCTGGACTGGCGCACACAGCCCTTCTCGCACGTCGGCGGCCCGGGCTCGCGCCCGATGCGCGTGCCGACGATGCGCCGCCTGGCCGCCTGAGCGCCGCTTCCGCGCCCGTCTCACCGGCTCGACTCCCGTAGCTGCCCTGCACCATGGCCGGCAGGTCGCCGTGGTGCAGGACCAGTGCGTCCGGAGCGGCCGGGAGACCGGCGCGGACGAGGTGCGCCTGCCGGTGGGTGATGCGCGGCAGGGCACGGCAACCTTGGCTCCCCGTAAGGGATCTGACGGCACGCCAGATGCTGCCCGATCCGATCGGACACGGGCCGAGCCGGGACCGGGGGCACTCCCCGAACTCACGCTCGACCGTTCCTGCCGGTGACCTGTTCCGTGGCTTCGCGTTGCCCTGGTATGACCCCCACCCAGTCACTTGCGCCCGGGCGTCACCGCCAGCTCTTCGTCCCCGCGCGTCCGGAACCTGTTCGGGCAGAATCGGTTCCGCTGGCCCCGCCGCCCGCGCAGGACCCGCCCATCTACCGCGACCTCCTGCGCACCTGGGCCGACCGGGGCCGCACCCTGCCGGGGCGCGACGACCCGGAGTGGGTACGGCTGGCGGCCCCGCAGGTGCGGCCGGGGCAGTTCAGCGGGTGTCCGGACCCAGTAGGTGACGGGCGATGACCATCCGCTGGATCTGGTTCGTGCCCTCGACGATCTGGAGGACCTTGGCCTCGCGCAGGTAGCGCTCGACGGGGAAGTCGGCGGTGTAGCCGTACCCGCCGAGGACCTGGACGGCGTCGATGGTGACCTGCATGGCCGCGTCGGTGCAGTGGAGTTTCGCCATGGCCGCCTGCCGGCCGAACGGCCGTCCGGCGTCCCGCCGCCGCGCGGCCGCCAGGTACAGCGCCCGGCCCGCCTCGATCCGGGTCGCCATGTCGGCGAGCAGGAAGCGCAGCCCCTGGAAGTCGGCGATCGGCCGCCCGAACTGCCGTCGCTGCCCCGCCCAGGCGACGGCCTCGTCGAGGGCCGCCTGGGCGAGGCCGACCGCGCAGGCCGCGATGCCGAGCCGGCCCGACTCCAGCGCGGCCAGGGCGATCGCGAAGCCCTGCCCCTCGTCGCCGATGCGCCGGGCGTCGGGGATCCGTACGCCGTCGAGGTGGACCTGGGCGGTGGGCGAGCCCTTCAGCCCCATCTTGCGCTCGGGGGCCGCGACGCTCAGTCCCGCGGCGTCGCCGGGCACCAGGAACGCGGTGATCCCCGACGCGCCCGCGGCGCCGGTACGGGCCAGGACGGTGTAGAAGTCGGCGAGCCCGGCGTGGGTGATCCAGGCCTTGGTGCCGGTGATCACCCAGTCCCCGCCGCTCTCCCGCACGGCCCTGGTCCGCAGCGAGGCCGCGTCCGACCCGGAGGACGGCTCGGAGAGGCAGTACGCCCCGAGCTGCCCGCCGCCGAGCATGGCGGGCAGGTGCGCGGCCCGCTGGGCGTCCGTGCCGTAGGCGGCCAGCGCGTAGGAGGCCAGCGTGTGGACGCTGACGCCCAGCCCGACGGTGAGGCGGGCCGTGGCGAGCTCTTCGACGACCTGGAGGTACACCTCGTAGGGCTGGTCGCCGCCGCCGTGCGCGGAGTCGTACGGCAGACCGAGCAGCCCCGATGCCGACAGCAGGGTGAACAGCTCGCGCGGGAAGCGCCCGGCGTCCTCCTCCTCGGCAGCGGCCGGTGCGATCTCGCGTCGGGCGATGTCACGCACCAGCGTCATGAGTTCCCGGGCCTCGGCCGTGGGCAGGGAACGGTCCACCGGGGACGGCACGCGGTCGGGCATGGCGGCTTCCTCCTCCCGGACTGACCAGCGGCTTCGCGCTGTGAGTATGCCCGCGGGACAGCGCCGCCGCACGGGCGGACAGCCGGCGGAGCGGCAGGACGAGCGTCGGCGGGACGACAGGACGGACCGTCGGCCGATTGGTCCGAACCATTGACCGAAGTGGTCTAGTCCTCCTACCGTTTCGCTCCAACGCTTCCCCGCGTTCATGCCAATCGGCGTGCGATCCCCTCCCTGTCCCCTGCGAGGAGACACCCGATGCACACCCCGCTCCGCCCCCGCCCCCGCCCCCGCGCCCGGTTCCGGACGCTGCTGTCCGCCGCCTGTTGCGCCGCGCTCGGCGCCGCCCTGCTCGCCGGCGCGGGCACCGCCACCGCCGGCGAGCCCCGCCCCGCCGAAGCCCGCACCACCGGCTCCAAGGTCGTGGGCTACTTCACCGACTGGGGCATCTACGACCGCCAGTACTACGTCAGGAACATCGAGACGTCCGGCTCCGCGGACCGGCTCACCCACATCAACTACGCCTTCGGCAACGTCGCCGACGGCAAGTGCGCCCTCGGCGACTCCTGGGCGGACACCGACAGGCCGTTCACCGCCGGGGAGTCCGTGGACGGCGTCGCCGACACGGCGGACCAGCCGCTCAGCGGCAACTTCAACCAGCTGCGCAAGCTGAAGAAGCTGCACCCGAAGCTCAAGGTCATCTGGTCGTTCGGCGGTTGGAGCTGGTCGGGCGGGTTCGGCGAGGCGGCCAAGGACCCGGCGGCCTTCGCCAGGTCCTGCCACGACCTGGTCGAGAACTCACAGTGGGCGGACGTCTTCGACGGCATCGACATCGACTGGGAGTACCCGAACGCCTGCGGCCTCACCTGCGACACCAGCGGCCGCGAGGCCTTCCGGGACGTCATGAAGGCGCTGCGCGCCGAGTTCGGCAAGCGCGAGCTGATCACAGCGGCGATCACGGCGGACGCGACCGGCGGCGGCAAGATCGAGGCGGCGGACTACGGGGGCGCGGCGCGGTACGTCGACTGGTACAACCCGATGACCTACGACTACTTCGGCGCGTGGGCGGCCACCGGCCCCACGGCACCGCACTCGCCGCTGACCTCGTACCCGGGCATCCCGCAACAGGGCTACGACACCGCCGCCACGATCGCCAAGCTCAAGAGCCTGGGCATCCCGTCACGCAAGCTGCTGCTCGGCATCGGCTTCTACGGGCGCGGCTGGACCGGCGTCACCCAGGCGAAGCCGGGCGGCACGGCCACCGGTCCCGCGGCGGGGACGTACGAGGACGGCAACGAGGACTACAAGGTCCTCAAGGTCAAGTGCCCGGCGACCGGCACGGTCGGCGGCACCGCCTACGCCAAGTGCGGGAACGACTGGTGGAGTTACGACACCCCCGCGACCATCGCGACCAAGATGAAGTACAAGTCCAGGCAGGGGCTGGGCGGCACGTTCTTCTGGGAGCTAAGCGGGGACACGGCCAACGGTGAGCTGATCCGCGCGATCAAGTAGCCCGGTTCATGGGGCACTCGGGGCGGAGGACCACGAGCCTCCGCCCCCGGTGCGTCCGCCTCGCGTATCCGCCACGCGTATCCGTCTTGCGCGTCCGCCTCGTGCGTCAGTCCTCGCGGCGGGCCGACTTCGGCGCGGCGAAGGCGGGGTCGAGTTCCTCGATGGCGCGCAGGGAGCCGCCCAGGGTCTTCACCAGCAGATCGCCCATGATCTCGCGGGAGAGTTCGGGGCGGGCGATCCACTCCAGGGTGGCGCCCTCGACGCTGCACACCCAGGCGAGCAGGCCCATGCGGGGCAGTGCCGGGATGTCGCTGGTGCCGTACGCGCCCTCGGCGATGGTCGCCACGATCGCCGCGCGCACCCCGTCCCGGATGGCGTGCACCTCGGTGTCGAAGCCGACGCCGCCGCTGACGATCGTGCGGTAGGCGGCCGTGTTGTGCTCGGCGTAGCGAAGATAGCTGTCGATGGTGCGGTGCACCCGGTCCACCTGGGGCAGTTCCAGGCCGCTCGCCGCGAAGGTGACCAGATCGGCGACGGAGTCCTGGATGATCGCCAGGTAGTAGCCGCGCTTGGACTGGAAGTAGTAGTAGATCAGCCCCTTGGCGACATGCGCCTGCCGGGCGATGTCGTCCATCGAGAGCGCGTCGTAGGACGTGTCGGCGAACAACTTCCGCCCGATGGAGATGAGTTCGGCGCGGCGCGCCAGTGAGCGCTCGGTGCCGCGTGCCCGGGGGCGGGCAACTTCGCGCTGTTCACTGATATTCAATTTCGACCCTGGTCTCGGGCGGTCGGCGGGACATCCGCAGTATGTCAGGTCAACCGTGCGTCAGGTCACGCCAGTCACAGCAGTCCGAGCTGGGTGACCAGCATCGCGACGACCGCGACGAGGACCCAGCCCATGAGGTGCTCGAGGACCTTCGGGCCGTCGGTCTCGGGGCCGCCGGTGCGGGCGCGGGAGGCGGTGGCTGTGGCTGCGGCTGTCTGTGCGGTCATGGTGTCTCGCTGAGGTCGGACGTACAGGGCGGTTCCCCCCACCGATCCGTCCACCTTGCCACCCGCCGGGGCTTTTGCGGCGGAGACCTTGCTCACACGGGAACCCCCACCGCCGTGAGGGCCTTGCACTGGCGGGCGGTCGGACGCGCCGGGAAGTAGAGGTAGCAGACGCCTCCGGTGCCGGACGCGACCTTGCCGCTCGCGTTGTACCGCTTGGTCCTGAGCCAGATGTTCTCGAACTCCCGCCGCCGGTACACGCGCCGCACCGCCGTGTCGTCCGCCGAGAACGGGTCGTTGGCGATCACATCACCGTCGGCCGTGAAGCCGATCACGGTCATCAGGTGCCCGGAGGTGCCGTACCCCGCGCCCGTGAGCTCCTCCTTGAGGAAGGACTGGGACGTTATGGCCGGGATCCCCGCCGCGATCAGCGTCTCCAGGTCGGTGAGCGAGCGGAGCCGGGTGACCACGCCCTGGAGATCCTTGAAGGTGGCCGCGTAGGCGGCGTTGAACGGCCAGTTGCCGCAGCCGGCGTACTGGTGGTCGTACGTGTGCCTGGCCGCGTGGCAGACCTGCGGGTCGGCGTAGGACGAGTCGACCCACGCCAGCTGCTCGGCGGTGAGCCGGCCGCCCCAGTACTCGACGATCATCTGCGAGGAGGTGGGGCTGCACCAGGCCTCCCCGCCGCTGTCGTACTCGGGGTACTGGCCCAGGTGGATCTCCTGGGAGTAGCGCGGGACGGTCAGCTCCTGCGCGAGGCCGGGCACGGAGGCCGGGACGGTGAACCGGTCCGGGACGTCGGAGCCCATCACGCCGAGCCGCCACACGGTCGGGGTGAGCCTGGTGCCGGGGCGGCGGTACAGCGTGAGGCGCAGGCGGCAGGAGGCGAGGCGCAGGCCGGTCGAGGCGTCGTCGATCGCGAAGGTGTCGGTCCAGACGGTGCTCCGGCCGTCGGTCTGGTCGTCGACCGAGGTGCGCTTGATGTCCTGGTCGCCGGAGGCCCAGCGGCCCATCACGTACCAGGGGGTGTCCGTGCCGTCGGAGTACGTGCCCTTCAGCTCGACCTGGAGCCAGGTACCGGCCGGGGTGCTCGCGTTCCAGGAGGCGATCACCTCCGTCGAGGGGACGGCGAGCGTCTGGACCGGGGACGTCCAGGTCGCGTACTCCCAGGTGGCCGTGGTCTTGGTGTGCGGGTCGGTGTAGTCGACGGTGCCGAGCGGGGTGCCGACGGCCACGCCCGGACGGGGGCCCGCCACGGCACGGGTGCCCTTGGCGGAGCCGGCGCGCCAGTCGGCGTACGTGGTCCAGGAGCGGTGGTCGACGGTCCGGGCCGGGGCCGCGTCGGCGGCCGCGGTGTCCGCCGCGTCGGCGGCCGTGGCGGCCGGGGCCGAGCCCCCTGCCACCGCGGCGGCGACCGCGGCGGCGAGGACCGTTCTGCGGGACGGCTGTTCGGCTCTGCTCATGAGCGGAAGACCCCCAGGGTGTCTGCGCGGCTGTGCGCCAACTATGGACGGAGCGGGCCCCGCCTTCCAGCACTTCCGCCCGTGGCACGCCACCAATATTGGTCTGAGCCACCGACGGGACGAGCGGTCGTAGACTTTCGCGCGGTACGACGTCTCCCCTCACCAGCCCCTCTTCGTCCCCGGGAACCGCCATCCGCCAGCTCGCCTCCCGTCTGCGCCGTCTGCCGCCGTCCTGTGGGCCGGTCCGGCTGATCGGCGTCGACGGCCACGCCGGCTCGGGGAAGTCCACCCTGGCCGGGAGGCTGGCCGAGGCGCTGGGGGGCGCGCCGGTGCTGCGTCTCGACGACCTCGCCAGCCACGACGAGCTGTTCGCCTGGACCGGGCGGCTGCTGACCCAGGTGATCGAGCCGTTCGGCCGCGGCAAGACCGCGCACTACGCCCCCTACGACTGGCGCGCCCGTCGCTTCGGCCCGCCGAGGCCGCTGCCCGCGGCCCCCGTCGTCCTGATCGAGGGGGTCGGCGCCGGCCGCCGTGCCCTGCGGCCGTTCCTGGCGTGTCTGCTGTGGATGGACATGCCACCCGAGGAGGCCTGGGCGCGCGGACGGTCCCGGGACGGGGAGGAGCAACGGGAGTTCTGGGACGGGTGGGTCGCGGCCGAGATCCGTCACTTCGCCGACGATCCTTCGCGCCCCCATGCCGCCCTGCTGGTGCGGCAGTTGAGGCAGGGGTACGAGGTGCTGCCGGGGCCGGTGGGAAACCTTGGACCACGCCAGGATGTCACCCACCGTGACGGACCACCCGCGATGTGGTGAACGCGTGAAGGGCCCCGCGTTCGAACTTCGCCAACTGCTTCAACTGTGCTTGACCGACGGCCCGTACAGGACTTACGTTCTGAATGTGCGGCAATCGCAGCCGCCCTCGGACGCGAAGCCCCCGGTTGTTCCCCCGTGATCGGGGGCTTCGTTCTGTCCTCATCCCGCCCGACGCCCCCTTTCCGGCCGCGCCACGGCACGATTCGCTCACCCAGGGTCACCGCGCGGGATGCGCCCCGTCCGCTCCCACCTCGCCGAACGGCCTGTGCGGCACCCTACGGCGAGCGACTCCCACGCAGGTACGATGCCCTCGGTGCGACCTGGGCGACTGCCTCGCGCACCTTGCAACTCCGGTCCGCGGCACAGCGGTTCGACCAAGGCAGCCGAAGGGCGACGCCCGGCGGCACACCGACGGGGGCACGGTTTGTGGGGGACGTGATGGACTTCGGCACGCAGGGCCCCGACGCCCCGGCCGACCTCGCCTGGCTGCGAGGCGTGGACGCCTACACGATGGGCGCCTATCCACAGGCGGAGGAGGAGTTCCGCACCGCGGTGCGGATCGATCCCGGGATGGCCGACGGCTGGCTCGGACTGCACGCGCTGCGCGTCGACACGACGACCGCGCTGCTCAGGATGTTCCGGCACCGCGAGCGCTTCGGCGAGCAGCGGACCCGGCACCGCCGTACCCTCAACTCCTGGTACTGGCTGGGCTGGTGGGTGCAACCGGTGCTGGAGAGCCCGCGCGACCTGCTGCTGGCGCACGCCTCGCACTGGCTGGACGGCCGCCATGTGCCCGAACTGGACCGGGCCCTCGCCGGGCTGCCACCCGTCGACACCGATCACCAGGTCCGCTTCCTGCACGCCTGCCGCGCCTATCTGGTCAAGGACTGGGAGCAGCTGGTCCGGCACACCGACCCGCTGCTCGACGACCCCCTGCTGGGCATCGAGGCCGGTCTGTTCGGCGGGATGGCCCGGGTCCGCCTGGAGATGTACGGACAGGCCGAGCCACTGCTGTCGTCGGCCCTGATGCGCTGCCGCAGCGAGCAGCCGCAGCGCAAGGAGCTGCGGTACTGGCTGGCCCGGGCCCATGAGGGAACGGGCCGCTCGGCGGCGGCTCTCCCCCTGTACCGGGCGGTGCACCGCGTCGACGCCGCCTTCATGGACACCTCGGCCCGGCTCGCCGCGATCGCCGAGGGCGACGGATACGACGATCCCGCCGACTTCGCGGCGATCACGCTCACCGGGGTCGGGCAGGACATGGTGGACGGCCCGGACGGCTTCGACCCGCTGTTCGGCACCGAGGGCCGGGATCTGCGGCTCACCGAGCCCTCCGATCTGCCGCCCGTCGTCCCGCTGCCGTCGGTGGCCGACCCGGCGGTGCGGGAGAAGACCGTCGTCCCCTCGTCACTGCCGGCCGGGCCCACCGATCCCGTGTTACTCGAGGAGGCGCTCGCCGAACTGGAGGGCATGGTCGGCCTGGAGCCGGTGAAACGCCAGGTCAAGGCCCTGTCCGCGCAGCTCAACATGGCGCGGCTGCGGACCGGCCAGGGCCTTCCGGTCCAGCCGCCGAAGCGCCACTTCGTCTTCTCCGGTCCTTCCGGCACCGGCAAGACCACGGTGGCCCGCATCCTCGGCCGGGTCTTCTACGCCCTCGGCCTGCTGGGCGGCGACCATCTCGTGGAGGCCCAGCGGGCCGACCTGGTCGGCGAGTACCTCGGCCAGACGGCCGTGAAGGCCAACGAACTGATCGACTCCGCCCTCGGCGGTGTGCTCTTCGTCGACGAGGCGTACTCGCTCTCGAACTCCGGTTACGGCAAGGGCGACGCGTACGGCGACGAGGCGCTCCAGGTGCTGCTGAAGCGGGCCGAGGACAACCGGGACCACCTGGTGGTGATCCTGGCCGGCTACCCGGAGGGCATGGACCGTCTGCTGGCCGCGAACCCCGGGCTGTCCTCCCGCTTCACGACCCGTGTCGACTTCCCGTCCTACCGGCCCCTCGAGCTCACCTCCATCGGCGAGGTGCTGGCCGCGGAGAACGGCGACGCGTGGGACGAGGAGGCCCTGGACGAGCTGCGCTCCATCGCCGGGCACGTCGTGGACCAGGGGTGGATCGACGAACTGGGCAACGGGCGGTTCCTGCGCACCCTGTACGAGAAGAGCTGCGCCTACCGGGATCTGCGGCTGTCGACCTATCCGGGCGGACTGACCCGGGACGATCTGTCGACGCTGCGGCTGCCGGATCTGATGCAGGCGTACGGGGAGGTGCTGTCGGGGAGGGGGCCGCAGGATCCGGCGGTGTGACGGATCCCGCGGCTCCTCTCAGCTCGCCAGCGCTTCCTCCGGGGACGGGGGTCCGCCCTGCTCGAGCGGAGCCGTGACCTTGGGGGAACTCCCCCTCGGCTCCGTCAGCCGGATCCCGGAGACCTCCCGGTGCGCGGGGTCGGTGACCTCGCCCACCAGCAGCTCCAGTACGTCCTCCAGGGCGACCAGGCCGAGCACCCTGCCGGACGCGTCGGCCACCTGCGCCAGGTGGGTCGCCGCCCGGCGCATCACCGTCAGCGCGTCGTCCAGCGGCAGTTCGGAGCGGAGTGTCGTCATCGGTCGCCACACCTGCTGCGGCACCGCCCGCTCGGATTCCTCCAGGTCGAGGACGTCCTTCACGTGCAGGTAGCCCATGAAGGCGCCGTTCTCCGCGGCCACCGGGAAGCGGGAGTAGCCGGTACGGGCGGTCAGTCCGACGATCTCCCCGGGGGTGACAGACGGGCTGACCGTCACCAGGGACTCGCGCTTCAGCAGCACGTCCGTCACCGGGCGGGAGCCCAGCTCCAGCGCGTCCTCCAGCCGTTCCTGCTCCTCGGGGTCGAGGAGGCCGGCCTGGCCGGAGTCCTCCAGCAGGCGGTTCAGCTGTTCGCTGGTGACGACGGCCTCGACCTCGTCCTTGGGCTCCACGTGGAAGAGCCGCAGGATGCCCCGGGCGCAGGCGCCGAGGGCCACCGTGATCGGCCGGCAGACCCGGGCGAAGGCGACCAGGCCGGGGCTGAGCCACAGCGCGGCCTTCTCGGGGGCCGCCATGGCGAGGTTCTTCGGGACCATCTCGCCGATGACGAGGTGGAAGAAGACCACGGCCGCGAGGGCCACCACATAGCCCAGCGGGTGGATCATGCCGTGCGGGAGGTGGACCGCCTCGAGGACCGGCTCCAGGAGGTGTGCGACCGTCGGTTCGGCGACCGCGCCCAGGGTGAGCGAGCAGACGGTGATGCCGAACTGGGCCGCCGCCATCATCTGGGGCAGGCGTTCCAGACCGTAGAGGACCTGACGGGCCCGTGCGGTGCCCAGTGGCTCGATCTGGCTGCGGCGGACGGAGACGAGCGCGAACTCGGCGCCGACGAAGAATCCGTTGGCCAGCACGAGCAGTGCGGCGAAGAGAAGCTGGAAGGCGCTCATCGGGTGACCTCCACGACCTGGCCGGTCCGCACCAGGCGGACCCGCTCGGCGCGGTAGTGGCCGACGCGGCGCACGGAGAGCCGCCAGCCGGGCAGATCGGTCCGGTCGCCGACGGCAGGGATCCGGCCGAGCAGGTCGGCGACCAGCCCGGCGACCGTCTCGTACGGCCCCTCGGGGACCTCCAGGCCTATGCGCTGGAGGGTGTCGACACGGCAGCTGCCGTCCACGTCCCAGGCGGGCCTGCCCTCCTCGGGCGGGGCCGCGGCGAGTTCGGGCGTGTCCTGGCCGTCGTGCTCGTCACGGACCTCGCCGACGATCTCCTCGACGATGTCCTCCAGCGTGACCACGCCGGCCGTGCCGCCGTACTCGTCGACGACGACGGCGATGGGCTGCTCGCTGCGCAGCCGGGCCAGCAGGGGCTGGACGGGCAGGGTCTCCGGGACCAGCAGCGCGGGGCGGGCGATACGGCCGAGCGGGGTACGCAGCCGGTCGTGGACGGGGATCGCCAGGGCGTCCTTGAGGTGGACCATGCCGACGATCTCGTCGATCCTCTCGCGGTAGACGGGGAACCGGGACAGGCCGGTGGCGCGGGTCAGGTTGACCACGTCCTCGGCGGTGGCCGACGACTGAAGGGCGCTCACCCGC
The sequence above is a segment of the Streptomyces asoensis genome. Coding sequences within it:
- a CDS encoding hemolysin family protein, with the translated sequence MSAFQLLFAALLVLANGFFVGAEFALVSVRRSQIEPLGTARARQVLYGLERLPQMMAAAQFGITVCSLTLGAVAEPTVAHLLEPVLEAVHLPHGMIHPLGYVVALAAVVFFHLVIGEMVPKNLAMAAPEKAALWLSPGLVAFARVCRPITVALGACARGILRLFHVEPKDEVEAVVTSEQLNRLLEDSGQAGLLDPEEQERLEDALELGSRPVTDVLLKRESLVTVSPSVTPGEIVGLTARTGYSRFPVAAENGAFMGYLHVKDVLDLEESERAVPQQVWRPMTTLRSELPLDDALTVMRRAATHLAQVADASGRVLGLVALEDVLELLVGEVTDPAHREVSGIRLTEPRGSSPKVTAPLEQGGPPSPEEALAS
- a CDS encoding uridine kinase family protein, which gives rise to MRQLASRLRRLPPSCGPVRLIGVDGHAGSGKSTLAGRLAEALGGAPVLRLDDLASHDELFAWTGRLLTQVIEPFGRGKTAHYAPYDWRARRFGPPRPLPAAPVVLIEGVGAGRRALRPFLACLLWMDMPPEEAWARGRSRDGEEQREFWDGWVAAEIRHFADDPSRPHAALLVRQLRQGYEVLPGPVGNLGPRQDVTHRDGPPAMW
- a CDS encoding glycoside hydrolase family 18 protein, with amino-acid sequence MHTPLRPRPRPRARFRTLLSAACCAALGAALLAGAGTATAGEPRPAEARTTGSKVVGYFTDWGIYDRQYYVRNIETSGSADRLTHINYAFGNVADGKCALGDSWADTDRPFTAGESVDGVADTADQPLSGNFNQLRKLKKLHPKLKVIWSFGGWSWSGGFGEAAKDPAAFARSCHDLVENSQWADVFDGIDIDWEYPNACGLTCDTSGREAFRDVMKALRAEFGKRELITAAITADATGGGKIEAADYGGAARYVDWYNPMTYDYFGAWAATGPTAPHSPLTSYPGIPQQGYDTAATIAKLKSLGIPSRKLLLGIGFYGRGWTGVTQAKPGGTATGPAAGTYEDGNEDYKVLKVKCPATGTVGGTAYAKCGNDWWSYDTPATIATKMKYKSRQGLGGTFFWELSGDTANGELIRAIK
- a CDS encoding SCO1431 family membrane protein, which translates into the protein MTAQTAAATATASRARTGGPETDGPKVLEHLMGWVLVAVVAMLVTQLGLL
- a CDS encoding peptidase C39 family protein, which codes for MSRAEQPSRRTVLAAAVAAAVAGGSAPAATAADAADTAAADAAPARTVDHRSWTTYADWRAGSAKGTRAVAGPRPGVAVGTPLGTVDYTDPHTKTTATWEYATWTSPVQTLAVPSTEVIASWNASTPAGTWLQVELKGTYSDGTDTPWYVMGRWASGDQDIKRTSVDDQTDGRSTVWTDTFAIDDASTGLRLASCRLRLTLYRRPGTRLTPTVWRLGVMGSDVPDRFTVPASVPGLAQELTVPRYSQEIHLGQYPEYDSGGEAWCSPTSSQMIVEYWGGRLTAEQLAWVDSSYADPQVCHAARHTYDHQYAGCGNWPFNAAYAATFKDLQGVVTRLRSLTDLETLIAAGIPAITSQSFLKEELTGAGYGTSGHLMTVIGFTADGDVIANDPFSADDTAVRRVYRRREFENIWLRTKRYNASGKVASGTGGVCYLYFPARPTARQCKALTAVGVPV
- a CDS encoding TetR/AcrR family transcriptional regulator; the encoded protein is MNISEQREVARPRARGTERSLARRAELISIGRKLFADTSYDALSMDDIARQAHVAKGLIYYYFQSKRGYYLAIIQDSVADLVTFAASGLELPQVDRVHRTIDSYLRYAEHNTAAYRTIVSGGVGFDTEVHAIRDGVRAAIVATIAEGAYGTSDIPALPRMGLLAWVCSVEGATLEWIARPELSREIMGDLLVKTLGGSLRAIEELDPAFAAPKSARRED
- a CDS encoding acyl-CoA dehydrogenase family protein, whose amino-acid sequence is MPDRVPSPVDRSLPTAEARELMTLVRDIARREIAPAAAEEEDAGRFPRELFTLLSASGLLGLPYDSAHGGGDQPYEVYLQVVEELATARLTVGLGVSVHTLASYALAAYGTDAQRAAHLPAMLGGGQLGAYCLSEPSSGSDAASLRTRAVRESGGDWVITGTKAWITHAGLADFYTVLARTGAAGASGITAFLVPGDAAGLSVAAPERKMGLKGSPTAQVHLDGVRIPDARRIGDEGQGFAIALAALESGRLGIAACAVGLAQAALDEAVAWAGQRRQFGRPIADFQGLRFLLADMATRIEAGRALYLAAARRRDAGRPFGRQAAMAKLHCTDAAMQVTIDAVQVLGGYGYTADFPVERYLREAKVLQIVEGTNQIQRMVIARHLLGPDTR
- a CDS encoding AAA family ATPase; its protein translation is MDFGTQGPDAPADLAWLRGVDAYTMGAYPQAEEEFRTAVRIDPGMADGWLGLHALRVDTTTALLRMFRHRERFGEQRTRHRRTLNSWYWLGWWVQPVLESPRDLLLAHASHWLDGRHVPELDRALAGLPPVDTDHQVRFLHACRAYLVKDWEQLVRHTDPLLDDPLLGIEAGLFGGMARVRLEMYGQAEPLLSSALMRCRSEQPQRKELRYWLARAHEGTGRSAAALPLYRAVHRVDAAFMDTSARLAAIAEGDGYDDPADFAAITLTGVGQDMVDGPDGFDPLFGTEGRDLRLTEPSDLPPVVPLPSVADPAVREKTVVPSSLPAGPTDPVLLEEALAELEGMVGLEPVKRQVKALSAQLNMARLRTGQGLPVQPPKRHFVFSGPSGTGKTTVARILGRVFYALGLLGGDHLVEAQRADLVGEYLGQTAVKANELIDSALGGVLFVDEAYSLSNSGYGKGDAYGDEALQVLLKRAEDNRDHLVVILAGYPEGMDRLLAANPGLSSRFTTRVDFPSYRPLELTSIGEVLAAENGDAWDEEALDELRSIAGHVVDQGWIDELGNGRFLRTLYEKSCAYRDLRLSTYPGGLTRDDLSTLRLPDLMQAYGEVLSGRGPQDPAV